A genomic window from Pseudocitrobacter corydidari includes:
- a CDS encoding YbhQ family protein, giving the protein MKWQQRVRVATGLSCWQIMLHLLVVAVLVMGWMGGALVRVGLGLCVLYSVTVILMLALQRHREQRWRDVGDVLEELTTTWYFGAAIIALWLLSRVLHNNFLLALAGLAILAGPALVSLLVKEKKRNSGDLPAKHRVRH; this is encoded by the coding sequence ATGAAGTGGCAACAACGCGTTCGTGTCGCAACAGGGTTAAGTTGCTGGCAGATTATGTTGCATTTGCTGGTTGTGGCGGTGCTGGTTATGGGCTGGATGGGCGGTGCATTAGTCCGCGTCGGCCTGGGCCTGTGTGTGCTCTACAGCGTAACGGTGATTCTGATGCTGGCATTACAGCGCCACCGTGAACAGCGCTGGCGTGATGTGGGCGATGTACTCGAAGAACTCACCACCACCTGGTATTTTGGCGCGGCAATTATCGCCTTATGGCTGCTGTCGCGAGTGTTACACAATAACTTCCTGCTGGCCCTTGCGGGGCTGGCGATCCTCGCCGGGCCAGCGTTGGTCTCTTTGTTAGTCAAAGAGAAAAAACGTAACTCAGGCGATCTTCCGGCGAAACATCGCGTACGCCACTGA
- the hlyD gene encoding secretion protein HlyD, whose protein sequence is MKKPVIIALVLVLIVAAIGGTWWYQSRQDNGLTLYGNVDIRTVNMSFRVGGRLQSLTVDEGDAIKAGQTLGKLDKAPYENALMQAKANVSTAQAQYDLMMAGYRAEEIAQAAAAVKQAQAAYHYAQNFYARQQGLWKSRTISANDLENARSSRDQALATLKSAQDKLSQYRAGNRPQEIAQAKANLEQAQAQLAQSTLDLHDTTLVAPSDGTLLTRAVEPGSMLNAGSTALTLSLTRPVWVRAYVDEKNLNQAQPGREIVLYTDGRPDKPYHGKIGFVSPTAEFTPKTVETPDLRTDLVYRLRIIVTDADDTLRQGMPVTLKFNDESRHE, encoded by the coding sequence ATGAAGAAACCGGTCATTATTGCACTGGTGCTGGTGCTGATTGTTGCCGCCATTGGCGGAACCTGGTGGTATCAGAGCCGCCAGGACAACGGGCTGACGCTCTACGGCAACGTGGATATTCGCACCGTCAATATGAGTTTCCGCGTCGGGGGCCGTTTGCAGTCATTAACCGTGGATGAAGGCGATGCCATTAAAGCCGGGCAAACGCTGGGGAAGCTTGATAAAGCGCCCTATGAAAACGCGCTAATGCAGGCGAAAGCCAATGTCTCAACCGCCCAGGCACAATATGACCTGATGATGGCGGGTTATCGGGCAGAAGAGATTGCCCAGGCCGCCGCCGCCGTGAAACAGGCGCAGGCCGCCTATCACTATGCGCAGAACTTTTACGCGCGTCAGCAGGGGCTGTGGAAAAGCCGCACTATCTCTGCCAACGATCTGGAAAATGCGCGTTCTTCGCGTGACCAGGCGCTGGCAACGCTGAAATCGGCGCAGGATAAACTAAGCCAGTACCGCGCCGGGAATCGTCCGCAGGAAATTGCCCAGGCGAAAGCCAACCTTGAACAGGCGCAGGCGCAGCTGGCGCAATCGACGCTCGATTTGCACGACACCACGCTGGTGGCGCCGTCGGACGGCACATTGCTTACCCGCGCGGTAGAACCCGGCAGCATGCTCAATGCAGGCAGCACCGCCCTCACCCTTTCACTGACGCGCCCGGTGTGGGTCCGCGCCTACGTGGATGAGAAGAACCTCAATCAGGCGCAGCCGGGGCGGGAAATTGTACTTTATACCGATGGTCGCCCGGATAAGCCGTATCACGGCAAAATCGGCTTCGTGTCACCCACCGCAGAATTTACGCCGAAAACCGTTGAGACGCCGGATCTGCGTACCGATCTTGTTTATCGCCTGCGCATTATCGTCACCGATGCCGACGACACGCTGCGCCAGGGGATGCCGGTGACGCTGAAGTTCAACGATGAGTCACGCCATGAGTGA
- a CDS encoding endonuclease/exonuclease/phosphatase family protein has product MSANSTPFSVKILTINTHKGFTAFNRRFILPELRDAVRTVGADIVCLQEVLGAHEVHPLHVENWPDTSHYEFLADTMWSDYAYGRNAVYPEGHHGNAVLSRYPIEHFENHDVSIGDSEKRGLLYCRIAPPQLATPIHVICVHLGLGEKQRQAQIVMLADFVNALPQGEPVLVAGDFNDWRQKANHPLKTQAGLEEIFTRARGRPARTFPVSLPLLRLDRIYVKNANASKPTKLALRGWRHLSDHAPLSAEIHL; this is encoded by the coding sequence ATGTCCGCAAACAGCACGCCTTTTTCGGTAAAAATACTGACAATTAACACCCATAAGGGCTTTACGGCATTTAACCGACGTTTTATTTTGCCGGAGCTTCGCGACGCCGTTCGCACCGTCGGCGCGGACATTGTTTGCCTGCAGGAAGTGCTGGGGGCGCATGAAGTGCATCCGTTGCACGTCGAAAACTGGCCAGATACCAGCCACTACGAATTTCTCGCTGACACCATGTGGAGCGATTACGCCTATGGGCGAAATGCGGTCTATCCGGAAGGGCATCATGGCAACGCGGTGCTCTCACGCTATCCTATCGAACATTTTGAAAATCACGATGTTTCCATCGGCGACAGCGAGAAGCGCGGGCTGCTCTATTGCCGAATCGCGCCCCCGCAGCTTGCTACGCCGATTCATGTGATTTGCGTGCATCTTGGCCTCGGTGAAAAACAGCGTCAGGCGCAAATTGTGATGCTGGCCGATTTTGTCAATGCGCTGCCGCAGGGCGAACCGGTGCTGGTGGCCGGTGATTTCAACGACTGGCGGCAGAAAGCTAACCATCCATTAAAAACACAGGCCGGGCTGGAAGAGATTTTTACCCGCGCCAGAGGCCGCCCGGCGCGCACTTTTCCGGTCAGTTTGCCGCTATTGCGACTGGATCGCATCTATGTGAAAAATGCTAATGCCAGTAAACCGACCAAACTTGCTTTACGTGGCTGGCGACACCTTTCAGACCATGCGCCCCTTAGCGCGGAGATCCATCTATGA
- a CDS encoding ABC transporter permease: MRNSTLSWRRVRALCVKETRQIIRDPSSWLIAVVIPLLLLFIFGYGINLDSSKLRVGILLEQQSEEALDFTHAMTGSPYIDATISDNRQQLVEMMQAGRIRGLVVIPVNFDSQMARDNENAPIQVITDGSEPNTANFVQGYTQGIWQLWQAQRAEDKGQSFTPLIDVQTRYWFNPAAISQHFIIPGAVTIIMTVIGAILTSLVVAREWERGTMEALLSTEVTRVELLLCKLIPYYFLGMLAMLLCMLVSVFILGVPYRGSLLVLFFITSLFLLSTLGMGLLISTITRNQFNAAQVALNAAFLPSIMLSGFIFQIDSMPAAIRIVTYIIPARYFVSTLQSLFLAGNIPVVLVINTLFLIASAVMFIGLTWLKTKRRLD; the protein is encoded by the coding sequence ATGCGCAATAGCACCCTTTCCTGGCGACGCGTACGTGCGCTGTGCGTGAAGGAAACCCGGCAAATCATCCGCGACCCCAGCAGTTGGCTGATTGCGGTAGTCATTCCGTTGCTGTTGCTGTTTATCTTTGGCTACGGCATCAACCTCGACTCCAGCAAGTTGCGCGTTGGGATTTTACTGGAACAGCAGAGCGAAGAGGCGCTTGATTTTACCCACGCTATGACCGGCTCGCCCTATATTGACGCTACTATCAGCGATAATCGCCAACAACTGGTTGAGATGATGCAGGCCGGGCGTATTCGCGGGTTAGTGGTCATTCCGGTGAATTTCGACAGCCAGATGGCACGCGACAACGAAAACGCACCGATTCAGGTGATCACCGATGGCAGCGAGCCGAATACCGCCAACTTTGTGCAGGGCTATACGCAAGGGATTTGGCAGCTATGGCAGGCACAACGCGCGGAAGACAAAGGGCAATCATTCACACCGCTCATTGATGTCCAGACTCGCTACTGGTTTAACCCTGCTGCCATCAGCCAGCACTTTATCATCCCCGGCGCGGTGACCATCATCATGACGGTAATTGGCGCGATCCTCACGTCGCTGGTGGTGGCGCGCGAATGGGAGCGCGGTACGATGGAAGCGCTACTGTCAACCGAAGTGACCCGCGTCGAGTTGCTGCTGTGCAAGCTGATCCCCTACTACTTCCTCGGCATGCTGGCGATGCTGCTTTGCATGCTGGTGTCGGTGTTTATACTCGGTGTGCCCTATCGCGGATCGCTGCTGGTGCTGTTTTTCATTACCAGCCTGTTTTTACTCAGCACGCTGGGGATGGGGTTGTTAATTTCGACTATCACCCGCAACCAGTTTAACGCCGCGCAGGTCGCGCTGAACGCCGCATTTCTGCCGTCGATTATGCTGTCCGGGTTTATTTTCCAGATAGACAGCATGCCTGCGGCGATTCGCATCGTGACCTATATCATCCCGGCCCGCTACTTCGTGAGCACGCTGCAAAGCCTGTTCCTGGCGGGCAATATTCCGGTGGTGCTGGTGATTAATACCCTGTTTTTGATTGCTTCGGCGGTGATGTTTATCGGCCTGACGTGGCTGAAAACGAAACGTCGGCTGGATTAA
- the cecR gene encoding transcriptional regulator CecR: MNTTPITTKGEQAKSQLIAAALAQFGEYGLHATTRDIAAQAGQNIAAITYYFGSKDDLYLACAQWIADFIGENFRPHVQAAEELFAQTEPDKAAIHELILRACKHMILLLTQEDTVNLSKFISREQFSPTAAYQHIHERVIAPMHTHLTHLIAAYTGRDPHDTQTILHTHALLGEILAFRLGRETILLRAGWARFDDEKAEQIFQVVSCHIDFILQGLTQRSLKQ; the protein is encoded by the coding sequence ATGAATACGACTCCCATCACCACCAAAGGCGAGCAGGCCAAAAGCCAGCTCATCGCCGCCGCACTCGCTCAGTTTGGCGAGTATGGGCTGCACGCCACCACCCGCGATATCGCGGCGCAGGCCGGGCAGAACATTGCGGCGATAACCTACTACTTCGGCTCAAAAGATGACTTGTATCTCGCCTGCGCCCAGTGGATTGCTGACTTTATCGGTGAGAATTTCCGCCCACACGTGCAGGCCGCAGAGGAACTCTTCGCCCAGACAGAGCCTGATAAAGCCGCCATTCACGAACTGATTCTGCGCGCGTGCAAGCACATGATCCTGCTATTGACGCAGGAGGATACGGTCAATCTCAGTAAGTTTATTTCACGCGAACAGTTCTCGCCCACCGCCGCGTATCAGCACATTCACGAGCGGGTGATTGCGCCGATGCATACACATCTTACGCATCTGATTGCCGCCTATACCGGGCGCGATCCGCACGACACGCAAACGATTCTGCACACGCACGCCCTGCTCGGCGAGATCCTCGCATTTCGACTGGGCCGCGAGACCATTTTGCTGCGCGCCGGATGGGCCCGTTTTGATGACGAGAAAGCCGAGCAGATTTTCCAGGTGGTGAGCTGCCACATCGATTTCATTTTGCAGGGACTAACGCAAAGGAGCCTGAAACAATGA
- a CDS encoding ATP-binding cassette domain-containing protein: protein MSEEIIQLDGLVKRFAGMDKPAVAPLNCTIHSGYVTGLVGPDGAGKTTLMRMLAGLLKPDEGTASVLGLDPIENDSELHSMLGYMPQKFGLYEDLTVMENLNLYADLRSVTGEARQKTFARLLEFTALGPFTGRLAGKLSGGMKQKLGLACTLVGEPKVLLLDEPGVGVDPISRRELWQMVHELAGDGMLILWSTSYLDEAEQCRDVLLMNEGELLYQGEPTALTKTMAGRSFLMSSPTENNRRLLQRTLKLPQVSDGMIQGRSVRVILKKEATADDIRRAPEMPEIEINETTPRFEDAFIDLLGGAGTSESPLGAILHTVEGSPEETVIEAKQLTKKFGDFAATDHVDFAVKRGEIFGLLGPNGAGKSTTFKMMCGLLVPTSGKALVLDMDLKVSSGKARQHLGYMAQKFSLYGNLTVEQNLRFFSGVYGLRGRAQNDKIARMSEAFGLKSIANHATDALPLGFKQRLALACSLMHEPDILFLDEPTSGVDPITRREFWLHINSMVEKGVTVMVTTHFMDEAEYCDRIGLVYRGKLIASGTPDDLKGQAADDEQRDPTMEQAFITLIHNWDKEHADAQ, encoded by the coding sequence ATGAGTGAAGAGATCATCCAGCTCGACGGGCTGGTGAAACGCTTCGCCGGTATGGATAAACCCGCCGTCGCACCGCTGAACTGTACCATCCACTCTGGTTATGTTACCGGGCTGGTGGGGCCGGACGGCGCGGGGAAAACCACCCTGATGCGTATGCTGGCGGGCCTGCTGAAGCCCGACGAAGGAACGGCTTCTGTTCTGGGGCTCGATCCTATCGAGAACGACAGCGAGCTGCACAGCATGCTGGGCTACATGCCGCAAAAATTTGGCCTGTATGAAGATTTAACGGTGATGGAGAACCTCAATCTTTATGCCGACCTGCGCAGCGTCACCGGTGAGGCGCGACAGAAAACCTTCGCGCGTCTGCTGGAATTTACTGCGCTGGGGCCGTTTACCGGGCGGCTGGCGGGGAAACTCTCCGGTGGGATGAAACAAAAGCTAGGGCTTGCCTGCACGCTGGTCGGTGAGCCGAAAGTGTTGCTGCTCGATGAGCCGGGTGTGGGCGTTGACCCCATCTCGCGCCGCGAGCTGTGGCAGATGGTGCACGAACTGGCAGGCGACGGGATGCTGATTTTGTGGAGCACCTCCTACCTCGATGAAGCCGAGCAGTGCCGCGACGTGCTGCTGATGAATGAAGGCGAATTGCTCTATCAGGGCGAGCCGACGGCGCTGACGAAAACCATGGCCGGGCGCAGTTTCCTGATGAGCAGCCCGACGGAAAACAACCGTCGCCTGTTGCAGCGCACGCTGAAATTACCCCAGGTGAGCGACGGGATGATTCAGGGGCGCTCGGTGCGCGTGATCCTCAAAAAAGAGGCGACCGCCGACGATATTCGCCGCGCGCCTGAGATGCCAGAAATTGAGATAAACGAAACTACGCCGCGCTTCGAGGATGCGTTTATCGACCTGCTGGGCGGCGCGGGAACCTCGGAATCGCCGCTGGGCGCCATTCTGCATACGGTTGAGGGTTCACCGGAAGAGACGGTGATTGAAGCCAAACAGCTCACCAAGAAGTTCGGTGATTTTGCCGCCACCGACCATGTGGATTTTGCCGTCAAACGTGGGGAGATCTTTGGCCTGCTCGGCCCTAACGGTGCGGGGAAATCGACCACTTTCAAAATGATGTGCGGCCTGTTGGTGCCCACATCGGGCAAGGCGCTGGTGCTGGATATGGACCTGAAAGTGAGCTCTGGCAAAGCACGTCAGCATTTAGGTTATATGGCGCAAAAATTCTCGCTCTACGGCAACCTGACCGTGGAACAGAACCTGCGCTTTTTCTCGGGCGTCTATGGCCTACGCGGGCGGGCGCAGAATGACAAAATCGCCCGCATGAGCGAAGCTTTTGGCCTGAAAAGCATCGCCAACCATGCCACCGACGCCCTGCCCCTTGGCTTTAAGCAGCGTCTGGCGCTGGCCTGCTCGTTGATGCATGAGCCGGATATTCTGTTCCTCGATGAACCGACTTCCGGCGTTGACCCCATCACGCGGCGTGAATTCTGGCTGCACATCAATAGCATGGTGGAGAAAGGCGTGACCGTGATGGTGACCACTCACTTTATGGATGAAGCCGAGTATTGCGACCGAATTGGCCTGGTGTATCGTGGCAAACTGATTGCCAGCGGCACTCCGGATGACCTGAAAGGGCAGGCCGCCGACGATGAACAGCGCGACCCGACCATGGAGCAGGCCTTTATCACCTTAATCCACAACTGGGATAAGGAGCACGCCGATGCGCAATAG
- a CDS encoding ABC transporter permease has product MFYRLWTLIRKELQSLLREPQTRAILILPVLIQVILFPFAATLEVTNATIAIYNEDNGKHAVELTQRFARAKAFTHVLLLKSPQEIQPTIDTQKALLLVRFPADFSRNLDTFQQAPMQLILDGRNSNSAQIAANYLQQIVKDYQQELTDGQAKPNNSELVVRNWYNPNLDYKWFVVPSLIAMITTIGVMIVTSLSVAREREQGTLDQLLVSPLATWQIFIGKAVPALIVATFQATIVLGIGIWAYQIPFAGSLALFYFTMIIYGLSLVGFGLLISSLCETQQQAFIGVFVFMMPAILLSGYVSPVENMPVWLQNLTWINPIRHFTDITKQIYLKDASLTIVWGSLWPLLVIAATTGSVAYAMFRRKIA; this is encoded by the coding sequence ATGTTTTATCGTTTATGGACATTAATCCGCAAAGAGCTGCAATCGCTGCTGCGCGAGCCGCAGACGCGTGCCATTTTGATTCTGCCGGTGCTGATTCAGGTGATTCTTTTCCCCTTTGCGGCGACGCTTGAGGTGACCAATGCCACCATCGCCATCTACAACGAAGATAACGGCAAGCACGCGGTGGAGCTGACACAACGTTTCGCCCGCGCCAAAGCGTTCACTCATGTTCTGCTGCTAAAAAGCCCGCAGGAGATCCAACCCACTATCGATACCCAAAAAGCACTGCTGCTGGTGCGCTTTCCGGCGGATTTTTCGCGTAATCTGGATACCTTCCAGCAGGCGCCCATGCAGTTAATTCTTGACGGGCGAAACTCTAACAGCGCGCAAATCGCGGCTAATTACCTGCAACAGATCGTCAAAGATTATCAGCAGGAGTTAACCGACGGCCAGGCCAAACCCAACAACAGCGAGCTGGTGGTGCGCAACTGGTATAACCCGAATCTGGACTACAAATGGTTTGTGGTGCCGTCGCTGATCGCCATGATCACCACCATCGGGGTGATGATCGTAACGTCGCTCTCCGTCGCCCGCGAGCGCGAACAGGGTACGCTGGATCAGCTACTGGTTTCACCGCTGGCGACCTGGCAGATATTCATCGGCAAAGCGGTTCCGGCGCTGATTGTCGCCACCTTCCAGGCCACTATCGTGCTGGGTATCGGCATCTGGGCGTATCAGATTCCCTTCGCCGGTTCGCTGGCGTTGTTCTACTTCACTATGATTATCTATGGATTATCGCTGGTAGGCTTTGGGCTGCTGATTTCCTCTCTGTGCGAAACCCAGCAGCAGGCGTTTATCGGCGTGTTCGTCTTTATGATGCCGGCGATTCTGCTGTCGGGTTACGTATCGCCCGTGGAGAACATGCCGGTTTGGTTGCAGAATCTGACGTGGATTAACCCGATTCGTCACTTTACGGATATCACCAAGCAAATTTATCTGAAGGACGCGAGCTTAACGATTGTGTGGGGAAGTTTGTGGCCGCTACTGGTGATAGCGGCCACGACAGGCTCAGTGGCGTACGCGATGTTTCGCCGGAAGATCGCCTGA